One window of the Eucalyptus grandis isolate ANBG69807.140 chromosome 8, ASM1654582v1, whole genome shotgun sequence genome contains the following:
- the LOC104456026 gene encoding uncharacterized protein LOC104456026 has translation MNRGFQSSAPYSHSHERTDCTAGTCVEGAMECEGMRFWTFSGLVAAFLDLAIAYSLLCAAAFGYFASKFLGVFGLCLPCPCDGLFGHPNSGRCVRKVLVEQPSDKIYFVQKSVKNNFPFDTVLINDRAYEMILEPEEQGICENGHVQLEGEASCSSYAERGERDIGVEGSIAKNESDAASRAEDSLLGEEGRFDFKGKGALSQRTKGLRRRLKGSVEYGKFSSVSSYDPWQADGQDVPSPSSMRKFREESPEESLFCVESRINCVEVSDKRDGLMDSALRDSENTANLTDDMEKNSLAFKEFGANGNRQSDFGASNKDTVRAMEQMLEEERSARHTLYLELEKERNAAATAADEAMAMILRLQADKASIQMEARQYQRMIEEKSAYDAEEMNILKEILLRRERERHFLEKEVESYRQMIFANEQLDDDLNESVAPGATRTSISNEDPELMLWRIRESLIKKEKPEAKNDPGFQVHFVHFRIVLLILTENYKFQSGLRMISLEKVVLSIDNNLSALQGDLPNQNKQFSSQGFDFIEETNEKENELLIVNSSPSKGLVSDINETLIRGGHVNLPFVGGDMETDERYAGVKPTKNDPSNIPTSSEHLVLENRSTGIDMNRSSSDVPIVGLQGQALPSYLRRNSMSAVDYERIKIDNEVGWLRERLKIVQEGREKLNLSGGNRGRGKDELQLLENIVSQLREIREMTGYEKAERQASLPPPSSKVSAKKRRWRSVSLGVNRST, from the exons ATGAATCGTGGGTTTCAATCGTCAGCCCCATATTCGCACTCGCACGAGCGAACTGACTGCACTGCCGG AACTTGTGTTGAAGGGGCAATGGAGTGCGAGGGGATGCGTTTTTGGACTTTTAGTGGGCTGGTGGCTGCATTTCTTGATCTCGCCATCGCGTATTCTCTGCTTTGCGCAGCTGCTTTCGGTTATTTCGCCTCCAAGTTTTTGGGGGTTTTCGGGTTGTGTTTGCCCTGTCCGTGCGATGGGCTTTTTGGGCATCCAAATAGTGGTCGCTGTGTTAGGAAGGTTTTGGTGGAGCAACCGTCGGACAAAATATATTTCGTGCAAAAGTCTGTGAAGAACAACTTCCCTTTCGATACAGTATTGATCAATGACAGGGCTTATGAGATGATTTTGGAGCCAGAGGAACAGGGGATTTGTGAAAATGGCCATGTGCAATTGGAAGGTGAAGCATCATGTAGCTCATATGCAGAAAGGGGAGAACGAGATATAGGTGTCGAGGGGtcaattgcaaaaaatgaatctGATGCTGCGTCCCGTGCAGAGGACTCACTGTTgggggaagaaggaagattTGACTTTAAGGGAAAGGGAGCTTTGAGCCAGAGGACAAAGGGTCTTCGGAGGCGTCTAAAAGGGTCAGTTGAATATGGGAAGTTTTCATCAGTCTCTTCATATGATCCATGGCAAGCGGATGGGCAAGATGTGCCTTCTCCTTCAAGCATGAGAAAATTCAGAGAGGAGTCTCCCGAAGAGAGCTTGTTCTGCGTAGAGTCCCGAATTAACTGTGTAGAAG TTTCAGATAAAAGGGATGGTTTAATGGACTCTGCTCTGCGTGATTCTGAGAATACTGCTAATTTAACTGATGACATGGAGAAAAATTCATTAGCTTTTAAAGAATTTGGAGCTAATGGCAATCGACAGTCTGATTTTGGAGCCAGCAATAAGGATACAGTTAGAGCCATGGAGCAAATGCTAGAAGAAGAGCGCTCTGCTCGCCACACTTTGTACCTTGAGcttgagaaagaaagaaatgcagcTGCTACAGCTGCAGACGAAGCCATGGCTATGATACTGCGTCTTCAAGCAGATAAGGCATCAATCCAAATGGAAGCTCGGCAGTACCAGAGAATGATAGAGGAAAAATCTGCTTATGATGCTGAGGAAATGAACATTCTCAAAGAGATATTGTTGAGGAGGGAAAGGGAAAGGCATTTCTTGGAGAAGGAAGTAGAATCTTACAGGCAAATGATATTTGCAAATGAGCAGTTGGACGATGATCTGAATGAATCAGTAGCTCCTGGGGCAACAAGAACATCGATTTCAAATGAAGATCCAGAGCTGATGCTGTGGCGCATTCGTGAGTCTCTTATCAAGAAGGAGAAACCTGAAGCAAAAAATGATCCAGGCTTTCAGGTCCATTTCGTCCACTTCAGAATTGTGCTGTTGATTTTGACAGAGAATTACAAATTCCAGAGTGGCTTGAGGATGATAAGTCTT GAAAAGGTAGTGTTATCCATAGACAATAATTTATCTGCCCTTCAAGGAGATTTGCCAAACCAAAATAAGCAGTTCTCTTCCCAGGGATTTGATTTCATTGAGGAGACCaatgagaaggaaaatgagCTCCTAATTGTCAACTCAAGCCCGTCTAAAGGTTTAGTGTCAGATATCAATGAGACTCTTATTAGGGGGGGCCATGTGAACCTTCCATTTGTTGGTGGGGATATGGAAACTGATGAGAGATATGCAG GGGTAAAACCAACTAAAAATGATCCATCAAATATTCCGACAAGTTCTGAGCATCTGGTCCTGGAAAATCGGAGTACTGGCATAGACATGAACAGAAGCAGTTCTGATGTGCCAATAGTTGGCTTACAGGGGCAAGCCTTGCCCTCTTATTTGCGTAGAAATTCCATGTCTGCTGTCGATTATGAGAGGATAAAAATTGACAATGAAGTTGGGTGGCTTAGGGAGCGGCTTAAGATTGTAcaagagggaagagaaaagctCAATCTCTCGGGGGGGAACAGAGGAAGGGGAAAGGACGAGTTGCAGCTTTTGGAAAACATAGTAAGCCAATTGCGTGAGATCCGAGAAATGACAGGATATGAGAAGGCTGAGCGCCAGGCTTCTCTGCCACCTCCATCCTCAAAG GTGAGTGCCAAGAAGAGGCGCTGGCGAAGTGTATCTTTAGGAGTCAACCGAAGCACCTAA